CCGGCTTGTGGCGAGATATGCAAAATTCGCGTCTGAATTGGCGATAACCGATGCTGACTGATGATCTGGCGTTTTTTCAAGGCGAACAAATTGTTCCGCGCTAACTGCCGCTGGAGTTCCAGACAGTGTTTCAGCAGACTTAAATGGTTTAGAGTTTGCCTGGTTTAGGCCAGCAAGCGTGCTTTCCGAAAGCAATGTCTTAAAAAGAGACTTGGTCTCTCTTTGAGAAGCTTGACTGTTTTGCTGCTGGCGCTGATCGTCTTGTTGGCGTTCGGCTTGACGTGCTGGAGCCACAGCAGGTTTCTTGGTCACTGGCCCTATAGGGGGCAGACCAATCTGCTGTATGCCAGAATAATCAGCTTGCACGAACACGGCGTTGCGTACTTTCTCAGCCAAAAAGAATGTTTACACTTTATAAACTTTTTGGGCGCCCGGCAACACTAACTGAATCACACCTCGTGCAAGACGTGAGTAAAAAGACCTAAGTTTCTGTTATTTATGGAAAAATGGTCGGAGCGGCGGGATTCGAACCCACGACCCCCACACCCCCAGTATGGTGCGCTACCTGACTGCGCTACGCTCCGACCGGCATAGCCTGGGTGAGTTTTATTTGGGGTGCCCCAGGCTAAGAGGCGCGGACTATAACGGCGCGCTTCGTTCAACACAATGAACAAGAATTAGGAATTAAACCAGCCGTATTATCTGGCTGCCAGGGCCGTTCTTAACGTATCGCGAAGACTTTTTAGGTCGGACAAAACGGCAGAGAGGTCAATGGAAGACGACCCAGAGCTTTTCGGTTCCCCCGCAGCCTTATCAGCCGGTGTTACCGGTCCGCCTTCTCCCTCAAGAACAGTCTTAAGACCATGGTCCTTGAACAGTTTTTGAACGCCCTTAATCGTCAGTCCGTCGTCATATAACAGAGCCCGAATCCGTTTGAGAAGAACGATGTCCTCCGGGCGGTAGTAGCGCCGCCCTCCACCCCGCTTGAGTGGTCGAACTTGGCTAAATTTTGATTCCCAAAATCGAAGAACGTGCTGTGGCACGTCCAGTTCTGAAGCGACTTCACTAATGGTTCTGAATGCGGCTTCTGACTTGCCCGACCGCGAGGCTGATGCATCGCTCATGTCTCTGAGGAGCTAAACCCGGCGGGGCCAACAGGTGGCTTTTGCGGTGCAGGTACGTCTTCGTCTTCGTCCGTCATCCCGGAAACGTCTTCACCACGAATACGCGCCTTGAGTAATTGCGATGGCCGGAACACAAGAACTTTGCGCGGCAAAATTGGGACCTCGTCGCCCGTCTTCGGGTTGCGCCCGATCCGCTCACCTTTTTGACGAACAGAAAAACTACCAAACGAAGAAATTTTAACCGTTTCCGAATGGACAAGGGCTGTTGAAATTTCTGCGAGAACCATTTCGAGAAGTTCAGCGGACTCGTTACGCGACAAGCCAACTTCTTGATAGATTGATTCGCTCAATTGAGCGCGGGTCATGGTGCGGGTCATGTCGCACTGTCCCCCTATTCTGCGGTGCGCTGATCAATGACGTTAGCCCGGTTTTCGTAACCAGGTCAATACAGGTTTCTTTTCAATTGCAATGCGTTAGAGGCTGTTTCGGAGAGGCTATCAAAGCCTGACGAGCGCGGACCCCCAGGTAAAGCCGCCGCCCATAGCCTCCATTAAAACCAGATGTCCCGGTTTGATCCGTCCATCATCGACCCCATCTGCCAACGCAAGCGGAATGGAGGCCGCAGAGGTATTGGCATGGCGGTCAACGGTCACAATGACTTTATCACTCGAGATCTTCAGCTTCTTCGCAGTTGAATCGAGAATCCGGCGGTTGGCTTGGTGGGGCACGAGCCAATCCACTTCATCTATACTGATTTCATTTGCGGATAAGGCTTCCTTCACGGCATCTGCCAGATTGACGACCGCGTGGCGGAAGACTTCCCGTCCTTCCATCCGGACATGCCCGGTGGTTTGGGTGCTGGACGCACCACCATCCACATATAACAGGTCGTGGTGACGGCCATCAGAATGTAAATGGGTTGAGAGTACGCCCTGATCCTCGATGGTTCCCTGCCCCGTTTCCGCCGTCAGTGCGATCGCGCCAGCTCCATCGCCAAACAGCACACAGGTGGCGCGGTCATTCCAATCCAGAATACGAGAAAAGGTCTCCGCACCAATAAACAGGGCAGATTTAACCTGTCCACATTTCATAAAATTATCGACGGTTGCGAGGCCATAAACAAAGCCGGAACAGACCGCTTGAATATCGAAAGAAGGCACACCAGGCCGCCCCAGCGCCGCTTGGACCTTGGCGGCAGTTGCTGGAAAGGTGTTATCGGGCGTGGCCGTGGCAACGACGAAAAGATCGATATCCTCGCCCTTCAAGCCGGCGCGTTCCAAAGCCTGACGACCGGCGGCAATGGCTAAGTCCGAGGTGTTTTCAC
The sequence above is drawn from the Rhodospirillaceae bacterium genome and encodes:
- a CDS encoding MerR family transcriptional regulator — translated: MSDASASRSGKSEAAFRTISEVASELDVPQHVLRFWESKFSQVRPLKRGGGRRYYRPEDIVLLKRIRALLYDDGLTIKGVQKLFKDHGLKTVLEGEGGPVTPADKAAGEPKSSGSSSIDLSAVLSDLKSLRDTLRTALAAR
- a CDS encoding beta-ketoacyl-ACP synthase III, with translation MTIRSVIRGVGSYLPSNVVTNDELAKKVDTSDQWIQERTGIKQRHVAAEGENTSDLAIAAGRQALERAGLKGEDIDLFVVATATPDNTFPATAAKVQAALGRPGVPSFDIQAVCSGFVYGLATVDNFMKCGQVKSALFIGAETFSRILDWNDRATCVLFGDGAGAIALTAETGQGTIEDQGVLSTHLHSDGRHHDLLYVDGGASSTQTTGHVRMEGREVFRHAVVNLADAVKEALSANEISIDEVDWLVPHQANRRILDSTAKKLKISSDKVIVTVDRHANTSAASIPLALADGVDDGRIKPGHLVLMEAMGGGFTWGSALVRL